From the genome of Gemmatimonas phototrophica, one region includes:
- a CDS encoding hybrid sensor histidine kinase/response regulator, giving the protein MLLLTAFSVAASVALVAVFFVVFEGQPEDLPAYFVPAVIVPAMVAPLVIHLLLGLAVELEAAHSQAAQQQEQLQRVRQLDLVGRLASGLAHDFNNLLTVVRANVEALGGATVREELSAIDDAAVRGARLTRRLLSISRHDVVERVAQPLAPLLRETEEMLRRVLPPNMQLEMPPVLPDVTLEFDHDAIQQALLNLALNARDAMGAHGRLTITVHGRQTEDGPWQVLEVRDNGPGMPPEVLGRATEPFFTTKAAHEGTGLGLAIVHRCMAQHNGRLVLDSEEGIGTTAALWFPSTLRGSDVIRRERVPTTPPTGIRRSERYDLLVIDDEPEIRSVTERALRRLGHRVTSVGDIAAAMAWLETAPKVDGIVSDVMMPGGTGIELVHLLRSAGRTTPVLLVSGFALEVLDDVLSADSSVAFLPKPWALDALMSGIESVIHKPNPDQPTAP; this is encoded by the coding sequence ATGCTCCTGCTGACAGCCTTCAGTGTCGCGGCTTCAGTCGCGCTCGTGGCGGTCTTTTTTGTGGTTTTTGAGGGACAACCCGAGGATCTGCCGGCGTACTTCGTACCGGCAGTCATAGTCCCGGCCATGGTGGCACCCCTGGTGATTCATCTCCTGCTGGGGCTCGCTGTGGAACTGGAGGCGGCGCATTCCCAGGCGGCACAGCAGCAGGAACAGCTGCAGCGTGTCCGTCAGCTCGATCTGGTGGGGCGACTGGCCAGTGGTCTGGCGCATGATTTCAACAATCTGCTCACCGTGGTGCGGGCCAATGTGGAGGCGCTTGGCGGTGCCACCGTGCGGGAAGAGCTCTCCGCGATCGATGATGCGGCAGTGCGGGGGGCGCGCCTCACCCGTCGGTTGCTGTCGATCAGCCGGCACGATGTCGTGGAGCGTGTGGCGCAGCCACTGGCGCCACTCCTTCGGGAAACGGAGGAGATGTTGCGACGCGTGCTCCCTCCCAACATGCAGCTCGAGATGCCACCCGTCCTTCCTGATGTCACACTCGAGTTTGACCATGATGCCATTCAACAGGCGTTGCTCAATCTTGCGCTGAATGCGCGTGATGCCATGGGGGCGCACGGACGACTGACCATAACCGTTCACGGTCGGCAGACCGAGGACGGGCCGTGGCAGGTACTTGAGGTGCGGGACAATGGACCGGGCATGCCCCCCGAGGTGCTTGGACGAGCAACCGAACCCTTTTTCACGACCAAGGCGGCTCACGAAGGGACGGGGCTCGGGCTGGCCATCGTGCATCGTTGCATGGCGCAGCACAATGGTCGTCTTGTACTCGACAGTGAAGAAGGCATCGGGACCACGGCAGCACTGTGGTTTCCTTCCACCCTGCGCGGCAGTGACGTCATCCGTCGCGAGCGCGTGCCTACCACGCCGCCCACTGGAATCCGACGGAGCGAGCGCTATGACCTGCTGGTCATTGACGATGAACCCGAAATCCGGAGTGTCACCGAGCGTGCGCTGCGGCGTCTGGGACATCGCGTCACCAGCGTTGGCGATATTGCCGCGGCGATGGCGTGGCTGGAGACGGCCCCCAAAGTGGATGGCATTGTCTCCGACGTGATGATGCCGGGGGGAACGGGCATTGAACTCGTCCACCTCCTGCGCAGCGCCGGCCGTACGACACCGGTCCTGCTTGTATCAGGATTTGCGCTCGAAGTGCTCGATGATGTTCTGAGTGCCGACTCCAGCGTGGCGTTCCTTCCGAAGCCCTGGGCACTCGATGCCCTGATGAGTGGCATCGAAAGCGTGATCCACAAGCCCAACCCGGATCAGCCAACGGCACCGTAG
- a CDS encoding alpha/beta hydrolase family protein, producing the protein MSTRGLTVAGVPILLARPSESRGYPLPTVLWCHGFRADALAHARELERCARAGFLAIGIDAVGHGARLDAGMSARIARDGGALPLMLEQVEHTVNEVPGLLHALVSEFDASAEAMSLVGISMGAFLAYRAVGAGLPVRAVVALLGSPEWSSGTSAHLVPQCFRDVSLLSITAEHDVSVPPAAVVRLHTALDTRYGTTPSRRHDVLRGAGHLTSAVEWEQAMQATMEWLEQHGR; encoded by the coding sequence ATGTCTACTCGCGGATTGACGGTCGCCGGTGTCCCCATCTTACTGGCTCGTCCATCCGAGTCGAGGGGGTATCCACTCCCCACGGTGCTTTGGTGTCACGGCTTCCGTGCTGATGCGCTGGCACATGCGAGAGAGCTCGAACGGTGTGCCCGGGCGGGCTTTCTCGCGATTGGCATTGATGCGGTGGGCCACGGCGCTCGCCTCGATGCCGGCATGTCTGCCCGAATTGCGCGCGACGGCGGTGCGCTGCCGCTCATGCTGGAACAGGTTGAGCACACCGTCAACGAGGTGCCGGGTCTCCTCCACGCGCTGGTGTCAGAGTTCGACGCCAGCGCCGAGGCCATGTCCCTGGTGGGCATTTCCATGGGCGCCTTTCTCGCCTATCGCGCCGTTGGGGCGGGGCTTCCCGTGCGTGCCGTCGTCGCCTTGCTGGGAAGTCCCGAATGGTCGTCGGGCACCAGCGCTCACCTCGTGCCCCAATGCTTTCGCGATGTCTCTCTGCTCAGCATCACGGCGGAGCATGATGTGAGTGTACCGCCAGCCGCCGTGGTGCGCTTGCACACGGCGTTGGACACGCGCTACGGAACCACCCCGTCACGGCGGCATGACGTGTTGCGAGGCGCCGGTCATCTTACGTCGGCAGTGGAGTGGGAGCAGGCGATGCAGGCCACCATGGAATGGCTGGAGCAGCATGGCAGATAA
- a CDS encoding sulfatase-like hydrolase/transferase, with product MLRSAGAVVARVVMLGGVACTPSGSVPLGMSPAAASLATTPPNIVVLLADDLGIGELGAWGQREVATPHIDQLAREGVRFTEFRSSAAVCGPARCSFMTGYHNGRCRLDDNDNDYLRSADVTLAERLRGAGYATALVGKWGLSWETEPESWPQAQGFDVFFGYRDQVHAHNFYPEYLLDGTDSLRTRNVVPVPRGMGSGYATVRLDYAPDLLRARAFQFVRQQAAARTPFFLFWATNLPHIHNETSRTAPDGGYETPTLGPYATTSWSLPKRSYAAQIHRLDEDLGGLRRLLDSLGVAQHTMVVFLSDNGATFLRGPHDGASEVIGRWFNGTLGYRGFKGDLYDGGLRVPGIVHWPGVVTPGRTTSARVDFTDLHATLVEVAGQPAPTTVTGRSFLPLLTGRGIYTPRDVQVWYSPDRRQSAVLAGQWKAVWMLDTMRVFNLEQDPGEQTDVALREPLVAARLDSIRRAEDQRGTHPQRPAVPRR from the coding sequence ATGCTGCGTAGTGCTGGGGCAGTCGTAGCCAGGGTGGTCATGCTCGGCGGCGTGGCGTGTACGCCGAGTGGATCCGTGCCGCTGGGTATGTCACCCGCGGCCGCGTCACTAGCAACAACGCCGCCCAACATCGTGGTGTTACTGGCCGATGATCTCGGTATTGGCGAATTGGGCGCGTGGGGACAGCGGGAGGTGGCGACGCCCCACATCGATCAACTTGCGCGTGAAGGCGTGCGCTTTACGGAGTTTCGCTCGAGCGCGGCCGTGTGCGGGCCGGCGCGCTGTTCGTTCATGACCGGTTACCACAATGGTCGCTGCCGGTTGGATGACAATGACAACGATTATCTGCGTTCGGCCGATGTGACTCTGGCGGAACGGCTGCGTGGTGCCGGATACGCCACGGCACTCGTGGGGAAGTGGGGGTTGAGTTGGGAGACTGAGCCGGAGTCGTGGCCGCAGGCACAAGGGTTCGATGTGTTCTTCGGATATCGTGATCAGGTGCATGCGCACAACTTCTATCCGGAGTATCTGCTCGACGGCACCGATTCGCTGCGCACACGGAATGTGGTACCGGTCCCGCGCGGCATGGGCAGCGGGTATGCCACGGTGCGCCTCGACTACGCCCCCGATCTGCTGCGGGCCCGCGCGTTCCAGTTCGTTCGCCAACAGGCCGCTGCGCGTACGCCCTTCTTCCTGTTCTGGGCCACCAATCTCCCGCACATTCACAACGAAACCAGTCGCACCGCGCCCGACGGTGGGTATGAGACACCAACACTCGGCCCGTACGCTACAACATCGTGGTCGTTACCCAAGCGCAGTTATGCCGCGCAGATTCACCGCCTGGACGAGGATCTCGGGGGGCTCCGTCGCCTGCTGGACTCCCTTGGCGTGGCGCAGCACACGATGGTGGTGTTTCTCTCGGATAACGGCGCCACGTTCCTGCGCGGTCCGCATGACGGGGCCTCGGAGGTTATTGGCCGCTGGTTCAACGGCACCCTGGGGTATCGCGGCTTCAAGGGGGACTTGTACGACGGCGGTTTGCGGGTTCCGGGCATCGTGCATTGGCCCGGGGTGGTGACGCCGGGGCGTACCACGTCCGCGCGCGTGGACTTCACCGACTTGCATGCCACGCTGGTGGAGGTTGCCGGGCAGCCCGCACCCACCACCGTAACCGGGCGGTCCTTCCTGCCGCTGCTTACTGGTCGTGGCATATACACGCCACGGGATGTGCAGGTCTGGTACTCTCCCGACCGTCGGCAGTCGGCGGTGCTGGCCGGCCAGTGGAAGGCCGTCTGGATGCTGGATACCATGCGGGTATTCAACCTCGAACAGGATCCCGGTGAACAGACGGATGTCGCGTTGCGCGAGCCGCTGGTGGCGGCACGTCTGGATTCCATTCGACGGGCCGAAGACCAGCGGGGCACGCATCCGCAACGCCCTGCCGTACCGCGTCGGTAA